atcCGCTGACTCACAAACACAGATGGACCAAAATTAAAATACTCACAAtatcttaaaaattaaatttaaagaaaaaaccaAGCTAAAGGAACCAATGAGAGTAGTAAAAAAAACCAAAGGGTGAAACCgaaattatcaaaatctcaaaaaccATTAAATCATAAAACCATTAAAAACAACCATTAAAtcataacataaaataataacaaaaccttatttaaaatttttaaacacGCATTTATTCTTATGAACAGAGAAACAACCCCTTTCAGATTTAGAGTTTAGCATCCTTCTTCTAGAAAACAGAATCTAAAATAATTCCTCAGAACAAACAAGGCACAACTTATTAACAATcctataaatatttgtgtgtgtatatcatcatcattgtttaacgtccactttccatgctggcatgggttggacgatttgactgaggactggcaaaccagatggctgcaccgggctccaatctgatctggcagagtttctacagctgcatgcctttcctaatgccaaccactccaagagtgtagtgggtgcttttacgtgacagtggcacaagggccagtcagatggtactggcaacggccatgctcaaatggtgttttttacatgccacctgcacaggagccagtccagcggcactggcaatgaccttgcttgagtattttttcacatgccacttgcacgagtgccaatcagctgcgctggcaacgatcacgcttagATGGTGTTCTTAGTGctccatttctccatttttttcgtccttgtttttgtatacattagtttgctttcttccaaagaatctagtgctcctAGCTTTGATTTTCTGGTGGTCAGCCAGATTAGAGTAGTCTTGGCCAAGGCTGAAAAGATGATCTTGTACTCGACCGAAGattgaaagctccgaatgacccgtccttgtgtTTCCCTGACATTTTTTGTATTGTctaactgtccgaatgttttggTGTTGCCCAttatgttcttgttccattttttgttttgtttatatatatatatatatatatatatatatatatatatatatatatatatatatacacacatataattagaaCATGGAGAAACCACAGATTAAGAAACACATTGATTGGACCACATATATAGCTTATTTTGAATACAAAGCATGATATAACAAAATAGGTGATGTAACATATCTTATGGCTGTTTCTGTTTGGTTACCAAAATGCTGTCTATAAGTAAATGCGAGAATaaagttcttcatcttcatagggcatTCAATTTAAGGCAACAGAGATTCATCAGAGTaaaaaacaagagcatacaatataaacaaagggaagaagtaaaaggaaagaaaacatggcctaGACAAATGGTCTGGAAGCCCCAATATGTTAAGAACATATAATATACCATCAAGGGGCTAACAGGGTCTGTAGGTAAAAGAGTGAACTAGTAACGGTCTAGGGAATACTACAATTTATTACTGGGTAGGTGCAATTTGAAGGGGTGGGGTTCAGTATGTTTGAAAAAAGAAGTTatcaagaaactatatatatggaaaatactaACATGATATCAAAGGGTGATACCTATGCTAACAGAGTAAACTCAAGAAAAAGtaagccaccaacggagccacaaatgcaaaatataagttagtcctagagcgcacaatgttcctgaatgtcggcaatggtcttcctcggtcacatatatatatatatgtatattcaaatttgtgtgtgtatacatacatatatatatcgtcatatttgtgtatataaatatatatattcatatttgtgtgtgtgtatatatatatatatatatatatatatttcaatttgtaGCTTAGAATTAGCTTGATTGCGTCTTCATATGAACATATACTTCTTAAACTTTCAAAAGTAGTTTATCTCATGATTTTAGGgggttttttcattgtcatttaactgtctgatatttaatattttaacatttcagtTATAGATATTGATTTTTGTCAGTTCTTCATTTATATGCAATACACTGTCAGCTTACTGTCAATTGCTTTTGGcactatattattcttttatactaatgtattttccattttggtaatttttgctgtaaatatacaaatgctGCGTTCTAGAAGTTTAACTATTAGTGAGTACTTATAAGAAATCAGAACTGAAATATCAGTCGGTTTCTCAGTTGGACATAACATTTGGAATTTGCATGGGAACATGAAATTAAATTGTGTAAccttcatgcctttctcaaagaCATTGTAAAGGAGGAGAAACACTTCCATTCTGGAATCAAAAGCGTCTCACACAAAGCCAAAAAGCATATCTATATCTTGAGAAACACTAGATAGTGTAAAGTAGAATCTTCTGGAATCCTCTGAAGAAACTGATAATGGTCTGAATAGACAAAATATCAATCAAAAGATGAGCAAAGGAGGAAAAGTGTTCTTTTGGCTACAAACTAGTGATTTACATcaccttttcctctttttctcactcacAAACTAActgcaaggcttgaaattttaaacTCTACACTACTTGCTGCAAATGGATTTCATGTATCTTTCATTCAAACCTTATAACATATTTTTTActtaacagaaatatgttaacataattattattttacctgAGATTATGGAAATTTTCCTTCTCTGAAGTTGATGTTTAGTATATGCTATGTTTGTGTGGTTACATGATTGGAATGTTTTATATCCTGCCACAGGCTGGTATAGATAAATTATGCAGCAGAAgtttaatcaatgtgttcacacaACATACTTCATGAGACTACCAAAATGCTCTCTCTCCGACAACTACCAACTAGTACCGAccactactctttataagagttcgggTAGTCCATTCATCCAGTAccccaggggtgtcaatgactctcgccacaacatctCCACCTTTGAGATTGACTTCCATTggaagttaatattatttttatttatttttctttcattacagttCCCTTTTTGAGATTTTCCTCCTAGagaagtttaatatttcttcagTTTAAGCACTACTTCCAACTGTTCTGTTTGCTTTCTGTTTCTTGTGCTGCTCTGACTAGGTTCGATTTTTTGTGCTGTTGGAACATCAAAGGTGTCATAGAATACTTCCGTGgttatctcttatcttttttcCATATGTCTATATTTTAGCTGGTTTAAATTCCTTTTGTGTTCCCATTTGTCACCTCTtatcataaatatcattttacctattctttttgttactactCTGTCTTCCCGACCTtgtgttccatttttatatattttgaaaaatacctTGTCACTGATATAATAGACTTTGtcatatttttagtgttttccctatttgtttttcttactggtagcagtttgtcaaaaattgactttattttttgAGCAAACATTAATTCTACAGGTGACTTACTTGAAAAAACGTTTGGGCTCGGTGTTATCCTATAAACCCTCAAGAATTGCACCAATGCTGTGTCATCGACTACCAtgtttcttgatttctttaatgctcttgtaatacttcgaccgtgcgaaccaaaggagatggtgACGTAGACGGtaaaggctcctttttaccatgtcgcacgGTCAAACACAAAATAACATAATACAAGATAGAAGGCTCGTCGTGAGATATGAGCCATAgtgccagtaaaagaacttaggacaaactcaaccgttagatatataatgagaataaatttattaacaaagtgaaactgtttgtctgtgtgcgcgtgcatgcagcATATAAAATTAACACAGTAGATAAATCAGGCCTTGATGTACAAGAGAAGGTATACAACAATGTTAAGTGACAGACAGTCAtataagcaatagtgtgtgtacaataagTGAGAGTACAAGTGTGCATGTGAATGAGaggaaacacagaacatagaaagagtgtctgtaacatagacagTAAAAGGTCTCAAATAGAGAAAACCAGTTCAtataagagttacacaaggagatagaatatTCATACacaggaagttgtggccaaggagcagagctgtagtatcacactatgtgtgttgagcgtcgaatgCTGCGACCTGTGTTACCTGGTATAGTATATTCTCGCTGGTTAGTTCTGATtgttgatcgtgagtggaaacatccactcAAACAGGGTCAAGATAAAACTgcgcttgttgatgttggtgttgctggcaaCAACAATGGTAGACAGTGCATTGGTGGTGTagacgtcggcgctggaactggctgtagctgtgttctgtatatgtgtggtcaacgaccagacctgtgagagatctgaaatCAAAGACAGtatgtgtggtcaacgaccagacctgtgagagatctgaaatCGAAGACGTGTGTCGtcgttggatcgggcttatttataggcaaaaaagggctcaccggaaacccagtaaaactctctatcacatgacttatCTGAAGCCGTCGATTGGATGTAATGCccccttagcaagcagaacaAGGGGACAATTGCCAcgcaaaataagaaccaatcaggatggtggacagaagggtccaaggcaaccgaaggctagatgttagcagcttcattatcatttgtgattgaatgcccgagagagagagaggtttcactacactCTTTTAAATGTCTTCACAAACCTTTCCACTTGCCCATTAGATCTTGGGTGATATGGTGGAGTAGTAATATGTTCAATTGAGTACATCTTGCAAAGATTCTTAAATTCATTCACCGTGAATTTTGTATCGTTATCAGAGACTACGGTATCTGGGACACCATACCTAGCAAAAAGTTCATGCAGAAATTCGACTGTTACCATGGATGTTGGTTTgctacatttacacatttctggcCATTTAGTAAAGCTATCTACCACTACTAGATAATATGATTGGTTTAACGGTCCTGTGAAGTTTATGTGTATTCTGGACCATGGAATATCGGTTTTGGGCCAAAGTTGAAATTTTATAGGTGGTGACTTTGCTGCAAGAACACATCCTCTGCAGGATTTTACTAGCTTCTTGATATCTAGATCCATTTTTGGCCAGTAAACATAACTCCTCATAAGCAATTTCATTCTAGAATTCCTGGATGTCCAGTGTGGAATTCCTTTAACATTCAACCTTGTAGTGGGATAGGCATTACCACCTCctgtacatacataagcacattatcACATCAAATACAATTTCGAAACCATGTTATGTCCAGCaacatgtattttcttatatGTTTCTCCTGatctcattatttttctcatttttatgatAAACTCATCTGTCTCTGCCTTATTTTTTATTTCCCCCAATGTCATAGGCAACTCACACACAACattgcacaatatattttttatttcatttttagctTTTAACATTACTATTACTATGTCTTCTAGTGGTTTACTGTATTTTGGTATTAATCTTGACAAACCATCTGCTTGTTCCAATTTTTTCGATGGCAAATACTCTATCTTGAAATTGTAATCCAGTAGGATCGTTCTTCAGTGCTGCAATCTGTTGGCTGTATGAGTGGGGATACACTTTTTTGATTCATAAATTGACAATAATGGGTGGTGGTCTGTCTGCATATAGAACCTTCTTCCATGTATCAATTCATGGAATTGTTTACTGCATATATGATGGCTAATGACTCTTTTTCTATTTGACTGTAGCTTTTCTCAGCCAGCAATAATGAACACGAAGCATGAGCTACTGATTTCAGGCTACCATCTTCATACTTGTGTAAAATCACAGCTCCAATACCACTTTCACTAGCATCTGCTGccactactatttctaaattcaTGTCAAAATGTGATAACGACAATTCCGACATTAAGacgtttttaattttttcaaaagcTTTTTGGCATTTGTTCAGCCAGTTCCActtaatgtctttttttaataAGTTATTCAGGGGTGCTCTTAAATTGTGCATATTAGGTATGTATACCTGGTAGTAATTTGCAAGCCCCAGAAATACTTGTAACGTTGTAATGTTCATCCAGGAgaggcatattttttattgcacttGCTCTAGACGGGTCTGGTCTGCATCCATTTTCATCAATAATCTGccctagatattttattcttggcattaaaaatttcacatttttcttcactGAGCTTAaaaccatattcttttattctattggaGACTTTTTTAACATGCTCAGCATGCTGTACTCGAGATTCAGTTTTTATGAGTATGTCATCAAGGTAAGCTACAGTTAAATCTGAACCTGCAGGTATAATGTCCATAATTTGTGGGTGTCGATTAAATTTATGTAACCCTGTATGGGTACTTATTGTCGATAATTTTGAACATTCCTCATCAATTTTTACCTACAAATTACACTTCAGCTAGGTCCAACTTTGAAAAAGATTTTCTTCCATTCAACTTTGCGAAAATTTCTTCCAGACTAGGTAACGGGTAATTATATGGCATCACACATTCGTTTAATCTCATTAAGAAATCAGTGCATACTcggatttctttttttcttgacatAAACTGTAGGGGACACCCATTTTGAGTAATCAATTTTTTCAATAATTGCCAAACTTTTCAAGTCTTATCCAATTCTTCGTTGACTTGTTTCCATGCTGCAAAAGGTACCATTCTTTTTGGTTTAAATACCAATGTAGtgttttctttcacttgaaacttcagagaaaattttgttttaattctgtttttaaattcTCCGACACCTTATTTGTACTGGCAGAAGAACCATTTACActcttacaaaaaatatttatgggtAGGTCCCATAAGTTAAACAGTTCCACCCAGTCTGTTCTAAAtaaatttgtcatatttttcaACCATAAACTTTGGCTTTCAAAGTTTTTTCCACAGAATATAACATCACTTATTATTTTGCCCATAAAATGCAGTTTTTTCCCTGAAACACAATTTTTGAAGTTTCCTTTAATCTAggttttcctatttttctccatGCGTCTCTATTGATTATTGTAATATCACTGCCTGTATCCATTTGTAACTTGATGTTCACgttattcatttttatggacataaattttattttctgagccttgcttagaattatttttagcaatacatttttttctagaattttttcTTGATTgacctttttttgttttgcaatacaATGTGATCTTTTATGTCTGATTTTTCcacaataaaaacatttacaatatttaaaagaacaattacttttaaaatgtaaacCTCCACAGCCATAGCACAGATTTAGTCTtgccattcatttttcttttttcttatccatTTCAGGACGACACGCATGTATCTGAGAGCAGTCTTTTTCTACAATTTTATCCACGTCATGTCTTAAATTCACAATCCCCTGGCAGTCTTCAGCCACGGCCTGTGGAATTAatttttggtcctgttctaattttgttaatatatggGAATATATATCAGCATCTTTTCTTGCTGTTAatccttgaacaaaaattagacatttgaacaaattcatttaatttgaatttttcacactctctgttAATTACCCCAGCATATCTGACGAAATCATCATCTTTTTTAACTGAATTTAAACTTTGTCAACAagtattgaacagggaacttctttcactgaaaattctcAATAATAAATTAACTGTGTCAtcgaaacaaatctcacctgATTTCTTTGGCAGAATATAGTTACAGTATTTTTCATGTTTGGGaggggataactttcttaaatGTAGTTGCACCTTCTTCTCATCACTCcgatttttacattcttttttgaagatttctttgtatctttgaaaatatgaagaaaaagtagTACCTTCTTTTGGgttataaataaattctccaATTGAATTTGCTACACTGTCTGATAAGAAtgaacctgaagtattttcagcCTTCTTCAACATTACTTCCAGTAACTGTTggtactattgttgttgtcattgtagttgttgttataactgctgttgttgctgttgcaactgtACCACATGAGCCAAAATATCTTCCATGTTAGataattttttctttggtttcataacaaaagaaaaaaatgttaacgtCCTGCGCAAGCTTCAAATATCTCATTGCCACTTTTATATCCTACCACAGGTTGATATAGATAAATTATGCAGCAGAggtttaatcaatgtgttcacacaATGTACTTCGTGAGACTACcaaaatgctctctctctctgactactACTGAccactactctttataagagtttgagtagtccattcttccaattcCCCAGGGGTGTCAGTGACACTCACCACAACAGAATACATatcaaaatcagaaagaagaaatttttgaAGTCTTTGTTTTGTCATAGTTGTGAAATTGAGTTTAGTTcaaacaaatggaataaaatatgttAGAATTAATAAATGGATGCACAACACAGCTTAGAACAAGTATGGTGGTTATGATTATGTACAGTTtgttaatataaatgaattaacaataatgatgaggatcAATGAAAAAAGATGAGTTATCAGATCAATTACATActaattaattttatcattatttgacTATTGTGAGAAGCCTcacttttgttcttgtttaggCTGATAATGTATTGCATAAATTAACCATTTATGAATgttgaatgaaagacagaaagagcatcATCACATGTGACAATAGTACAATCTGAGAAGAAGTTATTGATTCCAGAGATAAGATACTGGTAACATCCATTAGTGGGCAGCTTAGTAGAGATGCATGCAGACATAGTCAAAAGTTTTACTAATGTTGAGATTGATAGCGTTGCTTTCACCAAATTTCACAAAGGTAAGAGCCTACTGGTGGGTGATGGAGGAGAGTAGGTTAATAGTGGATCTGACTTTATGGAAAATGTGCTAGccatgaaggagagagagagagagattgaaggtGTTGGAACATGTTAATGGCTTCATTACCTTATTACCTATTCACCCTCTCAGAGTTGTGGGAGCtctttagtcttgcaagttatcagacaacctcactagtgctggtgctacaataAAATGTATCCAGTACACAGTTAAATTAGTGTTGTtagaatccagccatagaaactatgccaagacatgaattgatgataataatgactgtATTTACTTGTagatatttgctttctttttactaTTGGTATAAAAATGCTGAGCAGTGTCCATAGTTTATCCCTGGAACTGGATTTAGTTATAACTAGGTCAGGTTAGTGCAGTTTAACTCCTGAAAGTTAATTTTGATCATTGGTATTATCTGAGTGAGTAGGCcctttgatcaaaagtattttatcttcatttcaaACAGTGAACCTAAAACTATGTTATCCTTCCTTTTATAAGACTGTAATATGTGATTGGAGGAATATTTGCCAAACGTTTCATGCAGGTTGAGAAATCACATAGCAGCTCCCTCATTGACTCGTTGAAAgttaatcataaatatttatgtgattCAGAATGTATCATAAATATTGCTTTTAATATCTTTATGGAAATCATATTTAGCAGCAATTTTTCTCAATGTATGACACTTGAAATTGATATGGAAGCATTCATAGATTATTTCTTCATGTAATCTAAAACAATTTCATgtctttttaatttatatttgtgcatTGCAAGTGCAGGTAAGCTATATCACTGTTTCATTTATCTTTACTTTATTTAACTGGAATTAGAACATTCATTAGTTAAAACTAACACCCCAGTATGTTGCTGGTGTAGCCATTTGATTGTTCTTTGAGACAAAACACGAAGTTAACCtgcatgggatttgaacttagaatgttgaTAGACAGTACTAAATATTGAGCCTCTTACTATACATCTGTACGTGAGATTTGTTTTTAAGTCAAACTCCATATTATAATGCAACCTTTAGGCTACTAAGGACTCCTTTTTACTGAAATGAATATTCTCATGGACTCTTGGCTTTTGAAAGTTTGGGATACTCAACAAATTTTGAACTCAGCTCTTGATCACTTAGTACTACATTTGCCAATCCCTAGGGGTCCATAGACCCTAGTTTGGGAACTCTTGTAGAATAACAGTGGGACAGTTATTTCATTGCTACAGGTAGTGATAATTCTAGCAAAATATCTATATCTGCTGGTAATAGCATAGATCCTTATGAGCAGCATACAGAAAAGCAGTTCCATCAATTTTTTATGACGCTCAAAGTCCCTGATGTGTCTGATCTTTTAGAATTGGTGTAAAAAAATGGATATTTACAACTAATATGAAATGAAGAATCCAGGTGACAACAGAatcgaagagaaagaagaataaaaagtgaACACCTATGAAGAATTGAAATGGGAAATACACAggtggtgggcaataaagaaagtagatgtgataccaatagtaattggtgcacttgaaaGCATCagtactcaactaccaacatggctcaaaaaggttgaaacaaatgtaaaaatagaacACAATCAAAAATTATCATTGCTTAGAACTCAAGAGTTctctgcagggttcttgaagcatgatcagtaaacaagtgttgcCTTTGTCTGTTGGCTGTCACTTTCCTTCACAcctagcaaaataagctgagtgttttcatgaaataataataataataataataataataatacttcctaCTGTAGGCACGAgtcctgaaatttgtgaggagggaactagttgattacatcaactccaatgtttcactggtacttaatttattgaccccgaaaagatgaaaggtaaagttgactttggcggaatttgaactcagaacataaaaacagacagaatGCCAAtaggcattttgcttggtgtggtaatgattttgtcagctcgccaacttaataataataataatagtttcaaattttgccacaagggtagccattttgggggaggggataaggtggttacatcaacctccagtgtttcactggtacttaatttattgacccagaatggatgaaaggcaaagtcgacctcagtggaatttgaactcagaacatagcgataggcgaaataccgctaagcatttcatgcaacacgctaacaattctgccagctcctcgccttaataataatgatagatataGAGGAAAACATACTGTTAGTTTTGCTCATATAAATGAattcacatatatgtttatcCATGTTATCATTGATGTTGAAAAGAatttgtatataagatatattaactATCTCATTTTTATCAATTCACTATCATGATCACACTTTCAAACATgcacaataagaaaaatattattttgtatacaaTGCAGTTTATTGTGTTGACAACAGCTTTGtaaaaatttcatcatcatcatcatcatcatcatcatcatcatcatcatcatcatacatttgttttctatgctggcatgggttgcacagtttgacaggagctggaaagcCAGAGGACTGTGGCAAATTCTACTGTCAgctttggcagagcttctacagctggatgcccctcttaATGCTAGTTACTttgtagagtgtactgggtgctttttcatggcaccagcaccagtgaggttaccAAACAACTTTCAAGATAAGGAACCCTCAATCGAGTAGGGTAGATgtattgagagaggtggcttCATGTCAGATGATGAGAGGTGAAAGTATtgtagagggagagaaacaggtgtcttgttgtagaagAGATAAATGACTACCCTAGTTGGAAAGGATAGAGGAGGGAAGAGATGGTGATGTTTTGGGGCATACCTTCAAATTACAGGGTGGTGAATATAAGTGGCAGAGAAGGTTGGATAATGGGATAGGATAGTTAAGTTTACAAGACTGAGAAAGGAGAGTGCAAGATAGAGGGGAGGAGAATGCAGTAAGTAGTGAACACAGGTGGAGGAGAGGGGTTAGAAAGTGGAGTTTATTGGAAGAGATTTGATTAGGACAGATTGTGTGCAGGGGTATGGACATAAATGACATGCCTTTATAG
This genomic interval from Octopus bimaculoides isolate UCB-OBI-ISO-001 chromosome 4, ASM119413v2, whole genome shotgun sequence contains the following:
- the LOC106874700 gene encoding uncharacterized protein K02A2.6-like, whose amino-acid sequence is MDLDIKKLVKSCRGCVLAAKSPPIKFQLWPKTDIPWSRIHINFTGPLNQSYYLVVVDSFTKWPEMCKCSKPTSMVTVEFLHELFARYGVPDTVVSDNDTKFTVNEFKNLCKMYSIEHITTPPYHPRSNGQVESGQVKGVTLAFVEPPRPVRLMLLMLQDDS